One window of Dermacentor andersoni chromosome 7, qqDerAnde1_hic_scaffold, whole genome shotgun sequence genomic DNA carries:
- the LOC126533804 gene encoding uncharacterized protein: MYQVLLGFFAVVANADFAVEHGFTEPWPDAATTDLQSSAHVLHGPQDYLLEIVYDLRRTEVESAHRGTFPVPLRAGHIKDQPSLERLGHDALFGTNSRFFMYQVSYLNGTKCYRSSNVMLLRVSCPISKRQMIECLEHASLCFVDALLFSLYDGCLTLSQILLLLSGDVELNPGPMNAVERDQMTNIERILLEMKTGQETVLAKLTEITTRQCELESKITGLIEKTNNVESRIARVEKMEDKFMAKLDDLENRSRRQNLVFFGLPDREHNETWEASEKLISGICKDVMKLDDISVERAHRVGVFREGKNRPIVACFSRWKARENVFKNACRLKGTSYSISEDFSRAVQEKRRQLWNYAKEKRENKENRVRLSYDKLIINGQTFVWDSDMRMPVPLQAHARLDRGK; the protein is encoded by the coding sequence ATGTACCAGGTGCTGCTCGGATTCTTCGCTGTCGTGGCGAACGCCGACTTCGCGGTGGAACATGGCTTCACCGAACCTTGGCCAGATGCTGCTACAACGGATCTGCAATCATCTGCTCATGTCTTACACGGTCCGCAAGATTATTTGCTGGAAATCGTGTACGATCTCCGACGCACCGAAGTGGAATCTGCGCATCGGGGAACCTTTCCGGTTCCGCTGCGCGCTGGCCATATAAAGGACCAGCCAAGCCTAGAGCGACTGGGGCACGACGCTCTTTTCGGCACAAACTCACGCTTCTTCATGTACCAGGTCAGTTACCTAAATGGAACTAAGTGTTATCGCTCTAGCAATGTTATGCTTTTAAGAGTGTCGTGCCCCATTAGCAAGCGACAAATGATTGAGTGTCTTGAACATGCCAGCCTGTGCTTCGTTGATGCTCTACTATTCTCTCTCTACGACGGCTGCCTGACGCTTTCCCAAATCTTACTGCTCCTATCGGGGGATGTAGAACTAAATCCAGGGCCCATGAATGCAGTTGAACGTGACCAAATGACAAACATTGAAAGGATTCTCTTAGAAATGAAAACAGGCCAGGAAACTGTGCTTGCGAAGTTAACGGAAATTACAACAAGACAATGTGAATTAGAATCCAAAATTACGGGCTTAATAGAGAAGACAAACAATGTAGAAAGTCGTATTGCTCGGGTGGAAAAAATGGAAGATAAATTTATGGCTAAACTAGACGACTTGGAGAATAGAAGCCGTAGACAGAATCTGGTCTTTTTCGGGTTGCCTGACAGGGAGCATAACGAGACGTGGGAGGCGTCTGAAAAACTAATAAGTGGAATATGCAAAGATGTGATGAAACTTGATGATATTTCGGTTGAACGGGCTCATCGCGTAGGCGTTTTCAGAGAAGGCAAAAACCGGCCCATAGTAGCATGCTTTTCAAGGTGGAAGGCTAGAGAAAATGTCTTTAAAAACGCTTGCAGACTAAAAGGCACTTCGTACAGCATCTCTGAAGATTTCAGCCGAGCCGTACAAGAAAAAAGACGTCAGCTTTGGAAttatgcgaaagaaaaaagagagaacaaagaaaatcGTGTTCGCTTGAGTTATGATAAATTGATCATCAATGGGCAAACGTTTGTTTGGGATAGCGATATGCGGATGCCAGTTCCACTTCAGGCGCATGCGCGACTGGACAGAGGCAAATGA